Proteins from a single region of Neodiprion virginianus isolate iyNeoVirg1 chromosome 4, iyNeoVirg1.1, whole genome shotgun sequence:
- the LOC124302302 gene encoding inactive pancreatic lipase-related protein 1-like isoform X1, protein MLPILNDTLLMLMYTANIMSTLPNGTEVKNLSNLPVKNDVATINLSKQQNKTFELLDDWYMWRCYQPFGCFYIGEPWYGENRPVVDFPMRPDKIGPRYLLYTRNTLNNPDELKIDQDTTIRNAHIRPDGNVYFIIHGYLENGDKTWVLRITKELLHREDCNVVVVNWLTGAGPPYTQAVANTRLVGAMTARLAAQFIKIGSFEPSRVHVIGHSLGAHTAGYVGYNLRVRYGLNLGRITGLDPAEPHFSNTSPMVRLDPTDADFVAVIHTDCNPFISGGLGITQPVGHIDFYPNDGRNQPGCNEGVLDSITLERGSFVRGLRRFLGCNHIRSYEYFIESINTACPFLAVPCSSWTRFQEGGCFDCVNQYCPRFGFDAQRGNYHASTYLMTAGAKPFCRGHYRVKINISKTAESMNHGGEVGIFVLRVIGEDGRQTERMQFSEDSKYYGPGTTHTIVLPGEVVGKPKAVEVTWEYQVTFNPLTWRLITKPMVYLDSVVVDSLESNSGIKVCPDESKTLIANEPKVLTVDNCNPVMANIVTT, encoded by the exons ATGCTTCCGATTCTGAACGACACGTTGTTGATGTTAATGTACACCGCGAATATTATGAGCACACTTCCCAATGGAACTgaggttaaaaatttatccaatttGCCAGTGAAAAACGACGTGGCGACAATAAACTTGTCCAAGCAACAGAACAAAACATTTGAGCTGTTAGACG acTGGTACATGTGGCGCTGCTATCAGCCATTCGGCTGTTTCTATATCGGAGAGCCATGGTACGGTGAGAACAGACCAGTGGTTGACTTTCCGATGCGCCCGGACAAAATCGGCCCAAGGTATCTTCTCTACACTCGAAATACGTTGAACAATCCCGACGAGCTGAAGATCGACCAAGACACCACGATCAGAAACGCTCACATCCGCCCCGATGGGAACGTCTACTTCATCATCCACGGATACCTTGAGAACGGAGACAAAACCTGGGTCCTG AGAATAACTAAGGAACTGCTCCACCGTGAAGACTGCAACGTGGTGGTCGTCAACTGGCTCACAGGTGCTGGTCCACCGTACACTCAGGCTGTTGCGAATACCCGGCTTGTGGGAGCGATGACTGCTCGTCTTGCAGCCCAGTTCATCAAGATTGGCAGCTTCGAACCCTCCAGGGTCCACGTCATCGGACATAGTCTTGGCGCCCACACCGCCGGCTATGTTGGATACAACCTGCGGGTCCGATATGGCCTCAATCTCGGCAGGATAACTG GTCTGGACCCAGCGGAACCGCACTTCAGCAATACCTCGCCGATGGTTCGTTTGGACCCAACGGACGCCGACTTCGTTGCAGTGATTCACACCGATTGCAACCCTTTCATCAGCGGTGGTCTCGGTATCACCCAGCCGGTTGGACACATCGATTTCTACCCCAACGACGGCCGGAATCAACCTGGATGCAACGAGGGAGTCCTTGACTCGATAACTCTTGAACGTGGAAGCTTCGTCAGAG GCCTTAGAAGGTTCCTCGGCTGCAACCACATACGAAGCTACGAGTACTTCATTGAGAGCATTAACACAGCCTGTCCGTTTCTTGCGGTTCCATGTTCATCCTGGACCCGGTTCCAGGAGGGTGGCTGTTTCGATTGCGTAAATCAGTACTGCCCACGATTCGGGTTCGACGCACAGAGAGGAAACTACCACGCATCGACCTACCTAATGACCGCTGGAGCAAAGCCCTTCTGTA GAGGACACTACAGGGTCAAAATCAACATCTCGAAGACGGCGGAAAGCATGAACCACGGTGGTGAAGTAGGAATCTTTGTCCTGCGGGTGATCGGGGAGGACGGCAGACAGACTGAGAGAATGCAGTTCAGCGAAGACTCCAAGTACTACGGGCCGGGAACCACCCATACGATTGTACTCCCAGGGGAAGTTGTCGGTAAGCCCAAGGCCGTTGAAGTCACTTGGGAGTATCAGGTTACGTTCAACCCTCTCACTTGGCGTCTCATCACCAAGCCGATGGTCTATCTCGATTCCGTCGTCGTTGACAGCCTGGAATCCAATAGCGG GATAAAAGTCTGCCCGGATGAGTCGAAGACGTTGATTGCCAACGAACCGAAGGTTCTAACCGTGGATAACTGCAATCCAGTGATGGCAAACATCGTGACTACGTAG
- the LOC124302302 gene encoding inactive pancreatic lipase-related protein 1-like isoform X2, translating into MWRCYQPFGCFYIGEPWYGENRPVVDFPMRPDKIGPRYLLYTRNTLNNPDELKIDQDTTIRNAHIRPDGNVYFIIHGYLENGDKTWVLRITKELLHREDCNVVVVNWLTGAGPPYTQAVANTRLVGAMTARLAAQFIKIGSFEPSRVHVIGHSLGAHTAGYVGYNLRVRYGLNLGRITGLDPAEPHFSNTSPMVRLDPTDADFVAVIHTDCNPFISGGLGITQPVGHIDFYPNDGRNQPGCNEGVLDSITLERGSFVRGLRRFLGCNHIRSYEYFIESINTACPFLAVPCSSWTRFQEGGCFDCVNQYCPRFGFDAQRGNYHASTYLMTAGAKPFCRGHYRVKINISKTAESMNHGGEVGIFVLRVIGEDGRQTERMQFSEDSKYYGPGTTHTIVLPGEVVGKPKAVEVTWEYQVTFNPLTWRLITKPMVYLDSVVVDSLESNSGIKVCPDESKTLIANEPKVLTVDNCNPVMANIVTT; encoded by the exons ATGTGGCGCTGCTATCAGCCATTCGGCTGTTTCTATATCGGAGAGCCATGGTACGGTGAGAACAGACCAGTGGTTGACTTTCCGATGCGCCCGGACAAAATCGGCCCAAGGTATCTTCTCTACACTCGAAATACGTTGAACAATCCCGACGAGCTGAAGATCGACCAAGACACCACGATCAGAAACGCTCACATCCGCCCCGATGGGAACGTCTACTTCATCATCCACGGATACCTTGAGAACGGAGACAAAACCTGGGTCCTG AGAATAACTAAGGAACTGCTCCACCGTGAAGACTGCAACGTGGTGGTCGTCAACTGGCTCACAGGTGCTGGTCCACCGTACACTCAGGCTGTTGCGAATACCCGGCTTGTGGGAGCGATGACTGCTCGTCTTGCAGCCCAGTTCATCAAGATTGGCAGCTTCGAACCCTCCAGGGTCCACGTCATCGGACATAGTCTTGGCGCCCACACCGCCGGCTATGTTGGATACAACCTGCGGGTCCGATATGGCCTCAATCTCGGCAGGATAACTG GTCTGGACCCAGCGGAACCGCACTTCAGCAATACCTCGCCGATGGTTCGTTTGGACCCAACGGACGCCGACTTCGTTGCAGTGATTCACACCGATTGCAACCCTTTCATCAGCGGTGGTCTCGGTATCACCCAGCCGGTTGGACACATCGATTTCTACCCCAACGACGGCCGGAATCAACCTGGATGCAACGAGGGAGTCCTTGACTCGATAACTCTTGAACGTGGAAGCTTCGTCAGAG GCCTTAGAAGGTTCCTCGGCTGCAACCACATACGAAGCTACGAGTACTTCATTGAGAGCATTAACACAGCCTGTCCGTTTCTTGCGGTTCCATGTTCATCCTGGACCCGGTTCCAGGAGGGTGGCTGTTTCGATTGCGTAAATCAGTACTGCCCACGATTCGGGTTCGACGCACAGAGAGGAAACTACCACGCATCGACCTACCTAATGACCGCTGGAGCAAAGCCCTTCTGTA GAGGACACTACAGGGTCAAAATCAACATCTCGAAGACGGCGGAAAGCATGAACCACGGTGGTGAAGTAGGAATCTTTGTCCTGCGGGTGATCGGGGAGGACGGCAGACAGACTGAGAGAATGCAGTTCAGCGAAGACTCCAAGTACTACGGGCCGGGAACCACCCATACGATTGTACTCCCAGGGGAAGTTGTCGGTAAGCCCAAGGCCGTTGAAGTCACTTGGGAGTATCAGGTTACGTTCAACCCTCTCACTTGGCGTCTCATCACCAAGCCGATGGTCTATCTCGATTCCGTCGTCGTTGACAGCCTGGAATCCAATAGCGG GATAAAAGTCTGCCCGGATGAGTCGAAGACGTTGATTGCCAACGAACCGAAGGTTCTAACCGTGGATAACTGCAATCCAGTGATGGCAAACATCGTGACTACGTAG
- the LOC124303033 gene encoding pancreatic triacylglycerol lipase-like isoform X1 has translation MRRIVAGQKRVDEDSMGSTLVLALAIFLAPAICHAGILDPWQWARSDRIEVNIPWLLFENETRCYEDLGCLNITRSWYHLLHRPFNVFPLPREVINTRFILYTKANPTEGQVLIASKDKSIKRSNFDPKRETKFIIHGFIDTPLSNWVKEMRNELLKHSDYNVIIVDWAGGSLPLYTQATANTRLVGLEIAHLVTHLQTNYGLDLENVHLIGHSLGAHTAGYAGEKLAGQISRITGLDPAEPYFQGMPNHLRLDPSDAKLVDVIHTDGKNIFFLALLPQGIPGYGMSQPCGHLDFYPNNGKEQPGCTDLSETTPSLPLTLIREGLEEASRVLVACNHVRAIKLFTESINSKCQYVAHECGSFSSFMRGECFSCKSNSSLSCAVMGYHADKSPALLKHQSQDQDDTTPLLGSRFFFTTGKEEPYCRKHYRITIDLARPSTAESWVQGFMKATLHADNGVIRNLDLTPSGYMKLEHGTTARMVVSHTGGASGDIGKIRRVELSWEYDMDVLQPRSLCFFWCNDRLYVNSVAVDIMELPGRGKREADFSSKLCSAGRQEFAEIASRSSASFVDNCS, from the exons ATGCGAAGGATCGTTGCTGGTCAGAAGCGAGTTGACGAGGATTCAATGGGGTCGACGTTAGTCTTGGCATTAGCAATCTTTCTGGCTCCCGCAATTTGCCATGCCGGAATCCTGGACCCGTGGCAATGGGCGCGCAGTGATCGCATTGAGGTCAACATCCCTTGGCTACTTT TCGAAAACGAAACACGGTGTTACGAGGATCTTGGCTGTCTCAACATCACCAGGAGCTGGTACCACCTGCTTCACAGACCATTCAACGTTTTCCCACTTCCCAGGGAAGTCATCAACACCAGATTCATTCTTTATACCAAAGCGAACCCGACGGAG GGCCAAGTCCTGATTGCAAGTAAAGACAAATCCATcaaacgttcaaactttgacCCAAAGCGTGAGACTAAGTTCATTATACACGGTTTCATAGACACGCCGCTCAGCAATTGGGTGAAG GAGATGCGCAACGAGCTTCTTAAGCATTCCGACTACAACGTGATAATAGTGGACTGGGCGGGTGGCAGCCTTCCGCTCTACACTCAAGCAACAGCCAACACTCGACTAGTTGGCCTTGAAATAGCACATCTCGTCACTCATCTCCAG ACAAACTACGGACTCGACTTGGAAAACGTTCACCTCATCGGACACAGCCTCGGAGCCCACACCGCGGGTTACGCGGGCGAAAAATTAGCAGGACAAATCAGCCGCATAACCGGACTGGATCCAGCCGAGCCCTACTTTCAAGGAATGCCAAATCACTTGCGGCTCGATCCCTCGGACGCTAAGCTGGTCGACGTCATCCACACAGACGGAAAGAACATATTCTTCCTAG CTCTTCTTCCCCAAGGTATTCCGGGATACGGAATGAGCCAGCCCTGCGGGCACCTCGACTTTTATCCCAACAACGGAAAGGAGCAGCCAGGCTGCACTGACCTCAGCGAAACTACGCCATCCTTGCCTCTTACTCTAATCCGCGAAGGTCTCGAAGAGGCCTCCAGGGTCCTGGTAGCGTGCAACCACGTACGTGCAATAAAACTCTTCACTGAAAGCATCAACTCCAAGTGTCAATACGTTGCTCACGAATGCGGAAGCTTCTCGAGCTTCATGCGAGGCGAGTGCTTTTCTTGCAAAAGTAACAGTAGCCTCAGCTGCGCTGTGATGGGATATCATGCTGACAAGAGTCCGGCGCTTCTTAAACACCAGAGTCAAGATCAGGACGACACCACGCCGCTTCTCGGTTCAAGATTCTTCTTCACTACCGGCAAGGAAGAACCTTACTGCA GAAAACATTACAGAATTACCATCGACCTCGCGCGACCTTCGACAGCTGAAAGCTGGGTCCAGGGCTTCATGAAAGCGACCCTCCACGCCGATAACGGTGTAATCCGCAACTTGGACCTCACCCCAAG CGGATACATGAAGCTTGAACATGGAACAACGGCGAGAATGGTGGTCTCGCACACCGGGGGTGCGAGTGGAGATATCGGAAAAATAAGACGGGTTGAGCTTTCGTGGGAATACGACATGGACGTGCTGCAGCCGCGATCCTTGTGCTTTTTCTGGTGCAACGATCGCCTCTATGTCAACAGCGTAGCTGTTGATATTATGGAACTTCCTGGCAGAGG GAAAAGAGAAGCGGACTTTTCAAGCAAACTTTGCTCAGCTGGCAGACAAGAGTTCGCTGAAATAGCAAGCAGATCGAGTGCTTCCTTCGTCGACAATTGTTCGTAG
- the LOC124303033 gene encoding pancreatic triacylglycerol lipase-like isoform X2, whose protein sequence is MRRIVAGQKRVDEDSMGSTLVLALAIFLAPAICHAGILDPWQWARSDRIEVNIPWLLFENETRCYEDLGCLNITRSWYHLLHRPFNVFPLPREVINTRFILYTKANPTEGQVLIASKDKSIKRSNFDPKRETKFIIHGFIDTPLSNWVKEMRNELLKHSDYNVIIVDWAGGSLPLYTQATANTRLVGLEIAHLVTHLQTNYGLDLENVHLIGHSLGAHTAGYAGEKLAGQISRITGLDPAEPYFQGMPNHLRLDPSDAKLVDVIHTDGKNIFFLGIPGYGMSQPCGHLDFYPNNGKEQPGCTDLSETTPSLPLTLIREGLEEASRVLVACNHVRAIKLFTESINSKCQYVAHECGSFSSFMRGECFSCKSNSSLSCAVMGYHADKSPALLKHQSQDQDDTTPLLGSRFFFTTGKEEPYCRKHYRITIDLARPSTAESWVQGFMKATLHADNGVIRNLDLTPSGYMKLEHGTTARMVVSHTGGASGDIGKIRRVELSWEYDMDVLQPRSLCFFWCNDRLYVNSVAVDIMELPGRGKREADFSSKLCSAGRQEFAEIASRSSASFVDNCS, encoded by the exons ATGCGAAGGATCGTTGCTGGTCAGAAGCGAGTTGACGAGGATTCAATGGGGTCGACGTTAGTCTTGGCATTAGCAATCTTTCTGGCTCCCGCAATTTGCCATGCCGGAATCCTGGACCCGTGGCAATGGGCGCGCAGTGATCGCATTGAGGTCAACATCCCTTGGCTACTTT TCGAAAACGAAACACGGTGTTACGAGGATCTTGGCTGTCTCAACATCACCAGGAGCTGGTACCACCTGCTTCACAGACCATTCAACGTTTTCCCACTTCCCAGGGAAGTCATCAACACCAGATTCATTCTTTATACCAAAGCGAACCCGACGGAG GGCCAAGTCCTGATTGCAAGTAAAGACAAATCCATcaaacgttcaaactttgacCCAAAGCGTGAGACTAAGTTCATTATACACGGTTTCATAGACACGCCGCTCAGCAATTGGGTGAAG GAGATGCGCAACGAGCTTCTTAAGCATTCCGACTACAACGTGATAATAGTGGACTGGGCGGGTGGCAGCCTTCCGCTCTACACTCAAGCAACAGCCAACACTCGACTAGTTGGCCTTGAAATAGCACATCTCGTCACTCATCTCCAG ACAAACTACGGACTCGACTTGGAAAACGTTCACCTCATCGGACACAGCCTCGGAGCCCACACCGCGGGTTACGCGGGCGAAAAATTAGCAGGACAAATCAGCCGCATAACCGGACTGGATCCAGCCGAGCCCTACTTTCAAGGAATGCCAAATCACTTGCGGCTCGATCCCTCGGACGCTAAGCTGGTCGACGTCATCCACACAGACGGAAAGAACATATTCTTCCTAG GTATTCCGGGATACGGAATGAGCCAGCCCTGCGGGCACCTCGACTTTTATCCCAACAACGGAAAGGAGCAGCCAGGCTGCACTGACCTCAGCGAAACTACGCCATCCTTGCCTCTTACTCTAATCCGCGAAGGTCTCGAAGAGGCCTCCAGGGTCCTGGTAGCGTGCAACCACGTACGTGCAATAAAACTCTTCACTGAAAGCATCAACTCCAAGTGTCAATACGTTGCTCACGAATGCGGAAGCTTCTCGAGCTTCATGCGAGGCGAGTGCTTTTCTTGCAAAAGTAACAGTAGCCTCAGCTGCGCTGTGATGGGATATCATGCTGACAAGAGTCCGGCGCTTCTTAAACACCAGAGTCAAGATCAGGACGACACCACGCCGCTTCTCGGTTCAAGATTCTTCTTCACTACCGGCAAGGAAGAACCTTACTGCA GAAAACATTACAGAATTACCATCGACCTCGCGCGACCTTCGACAGCTGAAAGCTGGGTCCAGGGCTTCATGAAAGCGACCCTCCACGCCGATAACGGTGTAATCCGCAACTTGGACCTCACCCCAAG CGGATACATGAAGCTTGAACATGGAACAACGGCGAGAATGGTGGTCTCGCACACCGGGGGTGCGAGTGGAGATATCGGAAAAATAAGACGGGTTGAGCTTTCGTGGGAATACGACATGGACGTGCTGCAGCCGCGATCCTTGTGCTTTTTCTGGTGCAACGATCGCCTCTATGTCAACAGCGTAGCTGTTGATATTATGGAACTTCCTGGCAGAGG GAAAAGAGAAGCGGACTTTTCAAGCAAACTTTGCTCAGCTGGCAGACAAGAGTTCGCTGAAATAGCAAGCAGATCGAGTGCTTCCTTCGTCGACAATTGTTCGTAG